Proteins from one Juglans microcarpa x Juglans regia isolate MS1-56 chromosome 1S, Jm3101_v1.0, whole genome shotgun sequence genomic window:
- the LOC121245855 gene encoding protein PSK SIMULATOR 1-like, whose translation MVAEPWIVKMGSQMSSNLKHALLLESSKKKSLKNNQVPNQTIGILSFEVATVMSKTVHLHKSLTDSEISKLMTEILKSEGVLNLVSSDESYLLELALGEKLDDLNSVAGVVSRLGKKCSEPALQGFEHVYGDVVSGVIEVRELGFLVRDMEGMVRKMERLVNATANLYSEMEVLNELEQATKKFQHNQHEESKRTFEQKLMWQRQDVRHLQEISLWNLTYDKVVELLARTACTIYSRICTVFGDPAMKKKNNQCGPFSGQIDLHRPLHTGPGSEPLKRVLSRSNGCHSGKKRVTSFNPQIDSRRGEISLFRPEDLNFPCGTSPGRLFMDCLSLSSSVSKFEDDEDDAVDREDQSSQVSGVYSTGNPALKRSEHTNHSNLLNRSRSRVAYKSGEMQSARFGAKSRLTVYAPPNTVGGSALALHYANIIIVIEKLLRYPHLVGEEARDDLYQMLPTSLRMSLRTNLKSYENLAIYDAPLAHDWKDNLDGILKWLAPLAHNMIRWQSERNFEQHQIVTRSNVLLLQTLYFADRKGTEAAICKLLVGLNYICRYEHQQNALLDCASSFDFEDCMQWQLQCGAAYLH comes from the coding sequence ATGGTTGCGGAGCCCTGGATTGTGAAGATGGGCAGCCAGATGAGCTCGAATCTCAAGCACGCGCTACTCCTCGAATCATCCAAGAAGAAGAGTTTAAAAAACAACCAAGTTCCAAATCAAACAATTGGCATCCTTTCCTTCGAAGTCGCCACCGTGATGTCAAAGACCGTTCACCTCCACAAATCCCTTACAGATTCCGAGATCTCCAAGCTCATGACCGAGATCTTGAAATCGGAGGGAGTGTTGAACCTGGTGTCCTCCGACGAGTCCTACCTTCTGGAACTCGCTCTGGGGGAGAAGCTCGACGACTTGAACAGCGTCGCCGGCGTGGTCTCTAGGCTGGGCAAGAAATGCTCCGAGCCGGCCTTGCAAGGGTTCGAGCACGTGTACGGGGACGTTGTGAGTGGGGTTATTGAGGTGAGGGAATTGGGTTTTTTGGTGAGGGATATGGAAGGAATGgtgaggaagatggagaggCTCGTGAATGCGACTGCGAACCTGTACAGCGAAATGGAGGTGTTGAATGAGCTGGAGCAGGCGACAAAGAAGTTCCAGCACAATCAGCACGAGGAGAGTAAGCGGACGTTTGAGCAGAAACTGATGTGGCAGAGGCAGGACGTGAGGCATCTCCAGGAGATTTCGCTTTGGAACCTTACGTACGATAAGGTTGTGGAGCTCTTGGCCAGGACAGCGTGCACAATATACTCTAGGATTTGTACAGTGTTTGGAGACCCtgcaatgaaaaagaagaacaatcAATGCGGGCCATTCTCGGGACAGATTGATTTGCATCGTCCTCTTCATACGGGTCCGGGCTCGGAGCCGTTGAAACGGGTTCTTAGCAGGAGTAATGGGTGCCATTCGGGCAAGAAAAGGGTGACGAGCTTTAATCCTCAAATTGATTCGCGGAGGGGAGAGATATCGCTGTTCCGACCTGAAGATCTTAATTTCCCGTGTGGAACGAGCCCAGGGAGGCTTTTCATGGATTGCCTTAGCTTAAGCAGCTCGGTTTCCAAGTTTgaggatgatgaagatgatgctgTTGATCGTGAGGACCAAAGTAGCCAAGTTTCAGGAGTTTATAGCACTGGTAATCCTGCTTTGAAAAGATCCGAGCACACGAATCACTCTAATCTTCTCAATCGATCCCGAAGTCGTGTTGCATACAAATCCGGTGAGATGCAAAGTGCTCGGTTCGGCGCCAAGAGCCGGTTGACGGTCTATGCTCCTCCCAACACGGTTGGAGGCTCTGCTTTAGCCTTACATTAtgcaaatattataattgtcataGAAAAGTTACTTCGCTACCCCCATCTCGTGGGTGAAGAAGCCAGGGACGATTTGTATCAGATGTTGCCGACGAGCTTAAGAATGTCTCTGAGGACTAATCTCAAGTCATACGAGAATCTTGCAATATATGATGCTCCTCTTGCACATGATTGGAAGGACAACCTTGATGGCATTCTGAAGTGGCTTGCGCCACTTGCTCATAACATGATCAGGTGGCAAAGCGAGCGTAATTTCGAGCAACATCAAATCGTTACGCGGTCAAATGTTCTGCTACTTCAGACGCTCTATTTCGCCGACAGGAAGGGCACCGAGGCAGCAATATGCAAGCTTCTAGTGGGGTTAAATTACATATGTCGCTACGAGCATCAGCAAAATGCCTTACTGGACTGTGCCAGCAGTTTTGATTTTGAGGACTGCATGCAATGGCAATTGCAATGTGGAGCTGCTTATCTTCATTGA
- the LOC121245897 gene encoding uncharacterized protein At4g14450, chloroplastic-like — protein MTDSLRSKSCIQGNRQQTSRLQRRAPASLQISAPSSNWNVAIPLLSPLDASPSSSKLVTDRTVALNSREEQRQQVAEPEKVVLKKWQHPPFSYDPAPRVRPFVPV, from the coding sequence ATGACCGACTCACTTAGAAGTAAATCCTGCATCCAGGGGAACCGGCAGCAGACCAGCCGGCTACAACGGCGCGCCCCGGCGTCCTTGCAAATAAGCGCTCCCTCTTCCAATTGGAACGTGGCCATTCCGCTCCTGTCCCCGCTTGACGCTTCGCCCTCGTCTTCGAAGTTGGTGACCGATCGGACGGTGGCTTTGAATTCCAGGGAGGAGCAGAGGCAGCAGGTCGCGGAGCCGGAGAAGGTGGTGCTCAAGAAGTGGCAGCACCCGCCCTTCAGCTACGATCCTGCTCCGAGGGTCCGACCCTTTGTGCCCGTATAA
- the LOC121245837 gene encoding DNA repair protein RAD5B, whose protein sequence is MAAQPVDDTDGALQNPVFFPQPLTVIRTVTSTGARISTQIKAEEMTFDKFLKATNTKVISEECLRTQMKEEQPRELGVVRVKEEPGMDFLSTGFENKPEVSNSTLALVPLERVKGKSFQEWLWLRYNTRVKSSGEYSISQEKEAGPKDLENDQSLNESSPKVEVKEEPYLGSEDEVDKVQVKEGSPNESRPKGEVKEVPDLRAENEIHVKEGLPNDSRTKVELTEEPDLGPDNKVHVKEELPIESTPEVKVIKESDLWYENRVYVKGPVGAENKVSAKEPIGSNFCSKPQKVKTEIVEERVVSGLVEDGDFPEDPEWFLVGRTIVTALSTSKGRKLVDNEVVHFAFSSTNWRHNAQWIVRFSTKRSGEIGRLPMEWGKCVVPLVNSSKVKVLGRCVAAPSNLSIMQEIMLCVSFYIHHSIFTKDDASSWRLDAPYNIDSTLHPLLSLFKLLKIKPYQKAEFTPEELHSRKRVLNLDDDSEEAASMLPIVKRRKGCQQYPEQSKDEQALSESSLNKLVGAEEMYNLEEMEPPYTLMCDLRPYQKQALYWMLELEKGIHAEKAAKTLHPCWAAYQISDERASSIYVNTFSGESTTKFPTATQMARGGILADAMGLGKTVMTIALILARPGRGCHVNHECSTATADGTEITKSNKDSHIKASSKANGGTLIVCPMALLGQWKDELETHSKPESISIFVHYGGSRASPKVIAEHNVVLTTYGVLTAAYKNDSENSIFHRVSWYRVVLDEAHTIKSWKTQGAQAAFSLSSHCRWCLTGTPIQNNLEDLYSLLCFLHVEPWCNWAWWNKLIQKPYENGDPRGMKLIKAILRPLMLRRTKESKDKEGRPILVLPPTDIQIIECEQSEAEHDFYDALFKRSKVQFDQFVAQGKVLHNYANILELLLRLRQCCNHPFLVMSRADSQKYTDLSKLARRFLETNSNSTTTKQTVPTHAYVEEVVEGIRRGENTECPICLEYADDPVLTPCAHKMCRECLLSSWRTPTSGLCPICRQLLKKIDLIACPSENQFWVDVEKNWKESSKVSGLLECLERIKRTGSGEKSIVFSQWTSFFDLLEIPLKRRGIGFLRFDGKLVQKQREWVLKEFSETKEKMVLLMSLRAGGVGLNLTAASNVFLMDPWWNPAVEEQAIMRIHRIGQKRTVCVRRFIVKDTVEERMQQVQARKQRMIAGALTDQEVRTARLEELKMLFR, encoded by the exons ATGGCGGCTCAACCCGTGGATGACACCGATGGTGCCCTCCAAAATCCCGTCTTCTTCCCCCAGCCCCTCACCGTGATACGCACCGTTACCAGTACAGGCGCTCGGATCTCCACCCAGATCAAGGCGGAGGA AATGACTTTTGACAAGTTCCTTAAGGCGACGAATACGAAGGTGATATCCGAGGAGTGTCTGAGAACCCAGATGAAGGAAGAGCAACCTAGAGAGCTAGGAGTAGTAAGAGTCAAGGAGGAACCCGGTATGGATTTTCTGAGTACGGGTTTTGAAAATAAACCCGAGGTGTCTAATAGTACTCTTGCATTGGTTCCGTTAGAAAGGGTCAAAGGCAAGTCCTTCCAAGAGTGGCTCTGGCTTAGGTACAACACTCGCGTTAAGTCTAGTGGTGAGTATTCCATTTCCCAAGAGAAAGAAGCGGGTCCTAAAGATCTAGAGAATGATCAATCACTAAATGAGTCTAGTCCTAAAGTAGAAGTGAAGGAGGAACCTTATCTGGGTTCTGAGGATGAGGTAGATAAGGTACAAGTGAAAGAAGGATCACCAAATGAGTCTAGGCCTAAAGGTGAAGTCAAAGAGGTACCTGATTTGAGGGCTGAGAATGAGATACACGTTAAGGAAGGATTACCAAATGATTCCAGGACTAAAGTTGAATTGACAGAAGAACCTGATTTGGGGCCTGATAATAAGGTACACGTAAAAGAAGAATTACCTATTGAATCGACGCCTGAAGTTAAAGTGATAAAGGAATCTGATTTGTGGTATGAGAACAGGGTATATGTGAAAGGACCGGTTGGGGCTGAGAACAAGGTATCTGCGAAAGAACCAATTGGTTCTAACTTTTGTTCGAAACCTCAGAAGGTGAAAACGGAAATAGTTGAGGAAAGGGTCGTTTCTGGTTTGGTGGAGGATGGTGATTTTCCGGAGGATCCAGAATggtttctggtgggaaggacaATAGTCACCGCACTTTCGACCTCAAAAGGAAGGAAATTGGTTGACAATGAGGTTGTCCATTTTGCTTTTTCTTCCACAAATTGGAGACATAATGCACAGTGGATTGTTCGTTTCTCAACTAAACGGTCTGGAGAG ATTGGTCGGCTTCCGATGGAGTGGGGAAAATGTGTTGTTCCGCTTGTAAATTCCTCTAAGGTTAAAGTTCTTGGACGATGCGTAGCTGCACCATCAAACCTTTCCATTATGCAAGAAATCATGCTATGTGTAAG CTTTTACATTCACCATTCAATTTTCACGAAGGACGACGCGTCTTCATGGAGGCTAGATGCTCCCTATAACATTGACTCTACGCTTCATCCTCTTCTCAGTCTGTTTaaattgttgaaaattaaaCCATATCAGAAG GCTGAATTTACCCCCGAAGAACTTCATTCTCGGAAACGTGTGCTAAATCTAGAT GATGATTCAGAAGAAGCTGCATCAATGTTGCCCATTGTGAAGCGAAGAAAGGGTTGTCAGCAGTATCCAGAACAAAGCAAAGATGAACAAGCTCTCTCAGAGTCATCTCTGAACAAACTTGTGGGGGCAGAAGAAATGTATAACTTGGAG GAGATGGAACCCCCATATACACTCATGTGTGATCTTAGGCCGTACCAGAAACAAGCTCTCTACTGGATGTTAGAATTAGAGAAGGGAATACATGCTGAGAAAGCAGCGAAAACACTTCATCCATGCTGGGCAGCATATCAAATAAGTGATGA GCGGGCTTCCTCAATATATGTGAACACTTTCTCAGGGGAATCAACTACAAAATTTCCAACTGCAACACAGATGGCAAGAGGAGGA ATATTGGCAGATGCCATGGGGCTTGGGAAGACTGTGATGACAATCGCTCTAATACTTGCAAGGCCAGGTAGGGGATGCCACGTTAACCACGAGTGTAGCACTGCAACCGCTGATGGTACTGAAATTACAAAGAGTAATAAAGATAGCCATATCAAAGCCTCTTCTAAAGCAAATGGTGGAACTCTCATTGTTTGTCCCATGGCATTGCTGGGACAATGGAAG GATGAGCTTGAAACCCATTCAAAGCCTGAAAGTATATCCATTTTCGTTCACTATGGTGGGAGCAGAGCCAGTCCAAAGGTGATCGCAGAACACAATGTGGTCTTGACAACATACGGAGTATTAACTGCAGCTTATAAAAAT GATTCAGAGAACAGCATCTTTCACAGGGTCAGTTGGTATAGGGTGGTTCTAGATGAAGCTCACACCATAAAATCCTGGAAGACTCAAGGTGCTCAGGCCGCCTTTTCATTGTCCTCACACTGCCGGTGGTGTCTAACAGGAACCCCTATTCAG AATAACTTGGAAGATCTCTACAGCCTCTTATGCTTCTTACACGTCGAACCATGGTGCAATTGGGCTTG GTGGAACAAATTGATTCAAAAGCCCTATGAGAATGGTGATCCAAGAGGGATGAAACTGATCAAAGCTATTTTGAGGCCATTGATGTTGAGAAGAACAAAGGAGTCGAAGGATAAAGAAGGAAG GCCCATACTCGTTCTCCCTCCAACGGACATTCAGATCATTGAATGTGAACAGTCAGAAGCTGAACATGACTTTTATGATGCACTTTTTAAGAGATCTAAA GTCCAATTTGACCAGTTTGTTGCTCAAGGCAAGGTTCTTCACAACTATGCAAATATCCTTGAGCTACTGCTTCGATTGAGGCAGTGTTGCAACCATCCATTTCTTGTTATGAG TCGAGCTGATTCACAAAAGTATACAGACCTGAGCAAGCTTGCAAGAAGGTTCCTTGAAACTAATTCTAACTCTACCACTACAAAGCAGACTGTGCCAACCCATGCATATGTTGAGGAGGTTGTTGAAGGCATTCGGAGGGGTGAAAACACAGAATGCCCCATATGCTTGGAGTATGCAGATGACCCTGTGCTCACTCCATGTGCACATAAAATGTGCAGGGAGTGTCTCCTCTCAAGCTGGCGGACTCCAACATCTGGGCTATGCCCAATTTGTCGACAATTGCTAAAAAAGATTGATCTCATAGCATGTCCGTCAGAAAACCAGTTCTGGGTTGATGTTGAGAAGAACTGGAAGGAGTCTTCAAAGGTTTCAGGACTCTTGGAGTGCCTGGAACGTATTAAGCGGACAGGTTCTGGTGAAAAGAGCATTGTTTTTAGCCAATGGACTTCATTTTTTGATTTGCTGGAGATCCCATTAAAGAGGAGGGGAATTGGGTTCTTGAGATTTGATGGAAAGCTGGTTCAGAAGCAGAGGGAGTGGGTCCTGAAGGAGTTTAGTGAGACCAAAGAGAAGATG GTATTGCTAATGTCTTTGAGAGCTGGCGGTGTAGGCTTGAATTTAACCGCAGCCTCCAATGTCTTCTTAATG GATCCATGGTGGAATCCTGCCGTTGAAGAGCAAGCAATAATGCGGATTCATCGTATAGGACAAAAGCGAACAGTTTGTGTTAGAAGATTTATTGTGAAG gaCACGGTGGAGGAACGAATGCAGCAAGTCCAGGCACGCAAGCAGCGCATGATTGCTGGGGCCCTGACCGACCAGGAGGTTCGAACGGCCAGGCTTGAGGAGCTCAAAATGCTTTTCCGATGA
- the LOC121245882 gene encoding enoyl-CoA delta isomerase 2, peroxisomal-like, whose amino-acid sequence MCTLEKRGDLFFLTLTGDGEHRFSPTVIDSLILVLSQVKSQAVRGSALITTAHGKFFSNGFDLSWAQAAGSSSGARERLHHMVESFRPVASALLSLPMPTIAAINGHAAAAGFLFALSHDYVLMRHDRGVLYMSEVDLGLTFPDYFTAMMRSKIGSVSARRDILLRGMKIKGEEAVRMGIVDAAHESVGEAAVHLGEQLGQRKWNGEVYAEIRKSLYPEVCGVLGLAPKTVIASSKL is encoded by the coding sequence ATGTGCACCTTAGAAAAGCGTGGCGACCTCTTCTTCCTAACCCTCACCGGCGACGGCGAGCACCGCTTCAGCCCGACAGTCATCGACTCCCTCATCTTGGTTCTCTCCCAAGTCAAATCCCAAGCCGTCCGCGGCTCCGCTCTGATCACCACCGCCCACGGCAAGTTCTTCTCCAATGGGTTCGACCTATCCTGGGCCCAAGCCGCCGGATCCTCCTCCGGCGCCCGCGAGCGGCTCCACCACATGGTTGAGTCCTTCAGACCGGTTGCCTCCGCGCTCCTCTCGCTCCCTATGCCCACCATAGCCGCCATAAACGGCCACGCTGCCGCCGCCGGATTCCTCTTCGCGCTCAGCCACGACTACGTCCTCATGCGGCACGACAGAGGCGTGCTGTACATGAGCGAGGTCGACCTCGGGCTGACCTTCCCCGATTACTTCACGGCCATGATGAGGTCAAAGATCGGCTCGGTTTCGGCCAGGCGGGACATCTTACTCAGGGGGATGAAGATAAAGGGGGAGGAGGCGGTGAGGATGGGGATCGTGGACGCGGCGCACGAGAGCGTGGGAGAGGCGGCGGTGCACCTGGGAGAACAGTTGGGGCAGAGGAAGTGGAACGGTGAGGTGTACGCCGAGATAAGGAAGAGCCTGTATCCCGAGGTGTGTGGGGTGCTGGGATTGGCTCCCAAAACCGTAATAGCCTCTTCTAAGCTTTAG